In Bacteroides cellulosilyticus, the genomic stretch CGATTCTACTTTCCGTGCTATTGATATCCATACAGGTAAAGTGATCTGGGCATATACCGGTGTGAAAGGATACATTGAAACCAAACCACTGGTAACAGCCGACAAAGTGATCTTCGGTGCCTGGGACAATACCCTCTATGCATTGAATAAGGCAGACGGCAAGGAATTATGGAAGTGGACAGGCGGTTTAACGCGCATGCACTTCTCACCCGCCGCCGTATGGCCGGTAGCCGCAGAAGGCAAAGTATTTATCACTGACCCGCAACGTGCCATAACGGCTATCAATATAGAAAACGGAGAAACTGTGTGGCGCACTTTCCAGTCTATGGTACGTGAAACGATTGGCCTATCGGAAGATGGAACGCGTGTATTCAGCAAGACCATGAACGACAGTATTGTCTGCTATGCCACACAGGGAGATCAACCCCGCGAATTATGGGCAAGCAACGTCGGCTTCGGATACGAACATGCACCCTCCATGCAAGTGGAAAAGGGAGGCGTAATGTTCGGCAGTACCAAGGAAGGACTGATCTTTGCTTTGGAAGCCCAAACCGGTAAAGTCTTGTGGAAACATAAGATAGGTAACTCACTGATCAGTACCGTAGTGCCGCTGAACGGGCGACAGGTATTGTTCACAGCTACCAGTGGCGAAGTGGGACTGCTACGAGTTAAGAATTAAAGAATTAATAATTAAAAGCAATATAGGACATTATGAATAAAATCAATTGTTTCGTTCCTTTTTCAGGAGCTGCACAAGCGGAAAAGACAGTAAAAGGCCTGCAAGAAACCGGCTTAGTGAATAACATTTATCTGCTCGCCCTACCGGACGTTACAGAAAACCTGCCCGGATGCAGTACCCTGCACATGCAATCCATCCAGTCCAGTGCGGCCATAAGAGACATAGCCGGACATAGCGATGCAGAATATACGCTGATCTATACAAAATATACGACACTCGAACTGGGTTTATTCGCCCTGGAGCGTATGATACACATTGCTGAAGACAGCGGCGCAGGCATGGTATATGCTGACCGCTACCAGGTAAAGGAAGGCAAGCAAACCAATGCCCCGGTGATCGATTATCAATTCGGCTCATTGCGCGATGATTTCGACTTCGGTTCCGTACTGTTATTCCGTACGGATGCATTCAAGGAGGCCGCTGCCCGCATGAATGAAGACGAATATAAATTTGCCGGGCTTTATGACCTTCGCCTGAAAGTAAGCCAGAACGAAAGTCTGGTACACATCAATGAGTATCTGTACAGCGAAATCGAAGACGATACCCGCAAGAGCGGTGAGAAGATATTCGATTACGTGGATCCCAAAAACCGTGACCGCCAGATTGAAATGGAACAGGCTTGTACCGAGCATCTGAAAGAAATCGGCGGCTATCTGGTACCCGAATTCAAACAAATAGAATTCTCAGCAGGCAACTTCGAGTACGAAGCTTCGGTTATCATCCCCGTACGCAATCGTATCCGTACCATCCGCGATGCCATCCATTCGGTATTGAAGCAGAAGACCGACTTTAAGTTCAACCTGATTATCATCGACAACCACTCTACGGACGGGACCACAGAAGCTATTGACGAATTCAAGAACGACGAACGCCTCATCCACATCATCCCCGAACGCAATGACCTGGGCATTGGCGGTTGCTGGAATATGGGAGTGCATCATCCCAAGTGCGGTAAGTTCGCCGTACAATTAGACAGTGACGACGTGTACAGCGATGAAAATACATTGACCACTATGGTTCGCGCTTTCTATGAACAGAATTGCGCCATGGTGGTAGGTACTTATATGATGACGGACTTCAATATGAACATGATTGCTCCGGGTATTATCGACCACAAAGAATGGACACCCGAGAACGGACGCAACAACGCACTCCGCATCAACGGTCTGGGCGCTCCGCGTGCTTTCTATACTCCGGTACTGCGTGAAGTGAAAGTTCCGAACACCAGCTATGGTGAAGACTATGCACTGGGATTGAACTTCTCCCGCCAATACCAAATCGGCCGTGTGTATGACGTAGTTTACTTGTGCCGCCGCTGGGACGACAACTCGGATGCTTCACTGGATATCGTGAAAATGAATGGTCATAATCTGTATAAAGACCGCATCCGTACCTGGGAGCTCCAGGCACGTGTGGCAATGAATAAAAAAGGATAACTATGAACCAAACCATAAACAATCTACTCATCGAGCAACTTGCCTCCTGGGAAACGGCACGTAATAATTATGCCGCCCTCAGCGGTGTGCAGGTGAAGGAACTGGATGTAAACGGCATTCCTTATAAGGTACAGTTCAATCCTGCACGTATCGTTTCTTCGGGAGCTAAAGTAGATGCCCAGTCCATCAAGGAACGCAAATGCTTCCTCTGCCCGGCCAATTTACCGCCGGTGCAGAAAGGGATTCCGTTCGAAGGACATTATAATATCCTGGTCAATCCGTTCCCCATCTTTCCCCGCCACCTGACGATACCGGAAGTGGCACACGTGAACCAGCGCATAGCTGTCCGTTTCAAGGATATGCTGGCATTGGCACAGACGTTAACGGATTACACGATATTCTATAATGGTCCCAAGTGCGGTGCCTCCGCCCCCGACCATGCTCACTTCCAGGCAGGCAACAAAGGTTTCATGCCTATTGAAAAGGACTGGCACGGACAGGTAGCCGGCAAAGTGGCAGATTACGGTGAAGCTACCCTCTGGTACTTGAATGACGCTCCCCGTGCAACATTGGTCATCGAAGCAGCCAATAAGAAACATGCTGCCGCCCTGTTCGATATCATTTACCACTCACTGGATATCAAACCGGGAGATGACGAACCGATGATGAATGTATTGGCATGGTATGAAGATGAGAAATGGATCGTATGCGTATTTCCACGTGAGAAGCACCGTCCGGCTTGCTATACAGCCGAAGGAGATGCCAATTTATTGAGTAGTCCTGCATCCGTAGACCTCGGCGGAGCGTTTATCACACCGGTCGAAAAAGACTTTCTCAAGATCACAGCCGAAGATATAGCCCAGATCCTGAGTGAGGTATCGCTTTCTGCCGAAGACTTCCATCGGGTGCGTCAGCGTATTAAAGAGAAGATATAGTTAATGATACTATTTGAACTCTCCTCCTCTTGGGAATCTGAGATAGTAATGCAATATAACACTTAAATAAGTATGAAAGAGCCCAAAGTACACGTAGGCATATTGTTCGAGCCGCAAATAGAGTTTATCCTACTGAATCCGTACCACATCAACGGTATGGAAATCAGTGGTAAGCAGGTTGTGACCTACAACGAAGGCAGGATACTGTGGAACGGACGCCTTTATGACGAGCTTCTATTTGAACCTGTAAACGAAGCCACCGACGCTTTCGAACTGCTCGATGTCACCATCGGCATCAACTTCCACTGGGAGCGTAAAGAAGACCAACGCTTCCTGGGTTCCCTAAAGATTATTGTGGAGAACAAGAAGCTGACAGGTATCAATGTTATTCACGTAGAAGATTACCTGACCAGCGTAATCTCCAGTGAGATGAGCGCAACGGCTTCATTAGAGCTGTTGGAGGCACATGCCGTGATTTCACGAAGCTGGCTTTTGGCTCAGATTCATAAAAACAAGGAGATTACGGAAAGCCAGGCAGAGTATTCCGCTTTCACCCAGACAGATGAAGAGTTAATCCGTTGGTACGACCGTGAAGACCACACCCGTTTCGATGTCTGTGCAGACGATCATTGCCAGCGTTACCAAGGCATTACCCGCGCCTCCACTGAAATCGTAAAGCAAGCCATCGCTGCCACCCGCGGACAAGTATTGACATCTGACGGTAAGATATGCGATGCCCGCTTCTCCAAATGCTGCGGCGGTGCATTCGAAGAATTCCAGTATTGCTGGGAAGATACGCCCCATCCGTATCTCCGGAAACAACGCGACTTCCGCATCTTCAATCCCAAAACCTGCGACCTCAGCTTTGAAGCTACCCGACCTGTTGGAGGATTACCCGACCTGACGGATGAACAGAAAGCGGAAACATGGATTCGTACCTCTCCACCGGCCTTCTGCAACACCACAGACAAGAAAGTCCTCTCACAGGTATTGAATAACTACGACCAGGAAACCACCGACTTCTATCGCTGGAAAGTAGTTTACACCCAGGAAGAGCTTTCCGCACTGATCCTGAAACGTTCCGGCATCGATTACGGGCAAATCATTGATCTTGTTCCTATCGCCCGTGGAACTTCAGGTCGGCTCTGGAAACTGAAAATCGTAGGAACCAAGAAGACGCTCACCATCGGTAAAGAGCTGGAAATACGCCGCACGCTGTCCACCTCCCATCTGTACAGCTCCGCATTCGTAGTAGATAAGGAAGACGTCTCTCCCGAAGGCATCCCCGCCCGTTTCATCCTTACCGGAGCAGGCTGGGGGCACGGTGTAGGGCTATGCCAGATCGGTGCTGCCGTTATGGGCGAACAAGGCTATAAGTATGACGCGATACTGCTACACTATTACATAGGCGCAAGTATCGAGAAGCTATATGAATAAACAGAAATAAGAAAATACCATGAAACAATCTACCAAGAAAACCAGTCCGTGGGCATGGATACCTACCCTGTACTTTGCACAAGGTTTGCCCTACGTAGCCGTGATGACCATTTCCGTCATCATGTACAAGCGTTTGGGAATATCCAACACGGATATCGCTCTCTACACCGGTTGGCTCTACCTGCCATGGGTAATTAAGCCTTTCTGGAGTCCATTTGTCGACTTGATCAAGACTAAACGGTGGTGGACCGTCGTCATGCAATACATCCTTGCCTTTGCATTGGCAGGCATTGCATTTTCCATCCCCACTCCCTTCTTTTTCCAGTTGACACTGGCAGTATTCTGGATAGTGGGCTTCACCTCCGCAACTCATGACATTGCCGCGGATGGATTCTATATGCACGCCCTGACGGAACATGAACAATCGCTCTATGTGGGCATCCGAAGCACATTTTACCGTATTGCCACGGTAGCCGGACAAGGCTTGCTGGTCATCATTGCGGGATTGATTGAAACCGGAACCGGTCTCGAACCCGCCATGTTGCAAGTTCAAGTCTCACCCGCTTACACTAACACCCTGACCTTGCCCGACTTTGAGGATACGAATATCGACACACAAAAAGAAGCCTATTTCGTATATACCTCTCCGATAGTACAAGCGGGTGTCACCGCTGCCGCCGATAATGATTCGGTAGATATAAAGACACAGATTGCCGAATTGGAAAAGGCTGTCAAAGCATCCAACATAGCCAATCACTTCGTTCCGGCCGAGGAAGCCAAAGAAGGCGATGCCACCGTAAAAGCAGAGAAAAAGGAGAGCACTTTCACCGCATGGGTACGTGAAACTTTCGGCGAGAAGCGCGAAGTAGCCGAAGGTGCTGTTGATAACGTTGCCATAGTAGGCGTACGCCTGTCCAAACAGCCATCTGCCGATGAAACCAAGATACTGAATGTCACCTTCAAAGACGGTGACCAAAGTATCAAACTGGAACAGAACAGCCTTTCCACCCGGTTCGAGTTCACTGCCGAGAATTGGGACAAGCCCGCCTACCTACTGTTCAGAATAGATCATAAGATTAAGAACGAGACTTCCGCTACCTTCGAAGGTGCATCCGGTAACATTCCGTTTGCCTGGTTGATAGTATTCATCGTACTGTCCGG encodes the following:
- a CDS encoding glycosyltransferase family 2 protein, producing MNKINCFVPFSGAAQAEKTVKGLQETGLVNNIYLLALPDVTENLPGCSTLHMQSIQSSAAIRDIAGHSDAEYTLIYTKYTTLELGLFALERMIHIAEDSGAGMVYADRYQVKEGKQTNAPVIDYQFGSLRDDFDFGSVLLFRTDAFKEAAARMNEDEYKFAGLYDLRLKVSQNESLVHINEYLYSEIEDDTRKSGEKIFDYVDPKNRDRQIEMEQACTEHLKEIGGYLVPEFKQIEFSAGNFEYEASVIIPVRNRIRTIRDAIHSVLKQKTDFKFNLIIIDNHSTDGTTEAIDEFKNDERLIHIIPERNDLGIGGCWNMGVHHPKCGKFAVQLDSDDVYSDENTLTTMVRAFYEQNCAMVVGTYMMTDFNMNMIAPGIIDHKEWTPENGRNNALRINGLGAPRAFYTPVLREVKVPNTSYGEDYALGLNFSRQYQIGRVYDVVYLCRRWDDNSDASLDIVKMNGHNLYKDRIRTWELQARVAMNKKG
- a CDS encoding DUF4922 domain-containing protein, whose product is MNQTINNLLIEQLASWETARNNYAALSGVQVKELDVNGIPYKVQFNPARIVSSGAKVDAQSIKERKCFLCPANLPPVQKGIPFEGHYNILVNPFPIFPRHLTIPEVAHVNQRIAVRFKDMLALAQTLTDYTIFYNGPKCGASAPDHAHFQAGNKGFMPIEKDWHGQVAGKVADYGEATLWYLNDAPRATLVIEAANKKHAAALFDIIYHSLDIKPGDDEPMMNVLAWYEDEKWIVCVFPREKHRPACYTAEGDANLLSSPASVDLGGAFITPVEKDFLKITAEDIAQILSEVSLSAEDFHRVRQRIKEKI
- a CDS encoding SpoIID/LytB domain-containing protein, with the translated sequence MKEPKVHVGILFEPQIEFILLNPYHINGMEISGKQVVTYNEGRILWNGRLYDELLFEPVNEATDAFELLDVTIGINFHWERKEDQRFLGSLKIIVENKKLTGINVIHVEDYLTSVISSEMSATASLELLEAHAVISRSWLLAQIHKNKEITESQAEYSAFTQTDEELIRWYDREDHTRFDVCADDHCQRYQGITRASTEIVKQAIAATRGQVLTSDGKICDARFSKCCGGAFEEFQYCWEDTPHPYLRKQRDFRIFNPKTCDLSFEATRPVGGLPDLTDEQKAETWIRTSPPAFCNTTDKKVLSQVLNNYDQETTDFYRWKVVYTQEELSALILKRSGIDYGQIIDLVPIARGTSGRLWKLKIVGTKKTLTIGKELEIRRTLSTSHLYSSAFVVDKEDVSPEGIPARFILTGAGWGHGVGLCQIGAAVMGEQGYKYDAILLHYYIGASIEKLYE